One Deltaproteobacteria bacterium genomic window, TAATCACATCATTGATATTTGTGAGCTCCCTATAAGATATCGCTGTGGTTTCTAACTCAAGAAGTTCTTTTATCATATCTTCCAATCTGGCTACATCATTTATGATCATCTCCATATACTTTTTGTTAGGGTCACCTTGAGGGAGCCTATTATAAACCCTGCGTGCAAAACCCCCGATAGAGGTGAGGGGATTTCTTATCTCATGTTCTACCTCTTCCATCATTCGTTCCAATGCTTTTGATTTTTCCTCTTCCACCAATTTTTCTCTTGCTGCCTTTACGGCGACTAATGACCTGACCCTTGCAGAAAGTTCTTTGTAATTGAAGGGCTTGGCCAAATAATGATCAGCTCCTATATCGAGGCCCTTAACCTTATCCTCTATCTCGCTTTTTGCAGTAAGCATAAGGATGGGAATATATTTTGTATTTTCATTTGACTTAAGCCTCTGGCACACTTCATAGCCATCTAATTTCGGCATCATGACATCGAGGATAATTAAGTCAGGGTTGTATTCAGCGACATGTTTAAGAGCCTCTTCACCATCGTATGCCTCTGCTGTGTCATATCCTTCAAAGCGAAGCCTCTTTTTCAGAAGTTCCACCGCGTCCACGGCGTCATCTACAATCAATATTCTACTTTTTTTCTCCACCTAGATGCTCTCCATCTTGCCGCTGAGATAAGACATTATCAGTTCGGGTAATTCACGGACATTAATAGGCTTTGAGATATATCCTTCACAACCCGCCTCAAGGGCCTTTTCTCTGTCTCCCCTCATTGCATGGGCAGTTAAGGCCACGATAGGGATATTTTTAAACTCCTTCTGGTCCTTAAGCCTCTTGGTCACCGCATAACCATCTATCTTGGGAAGCGAGCGATCCATCAGGATCAGGTCTGGTCTTTCTGCCACTGCTTTTTCTAACGCCTCCTCTCCATCAACAGCCTCAATCGTATGATAACCCCTGGTCTTAAGTATCTTCACTACCAGTTCCCGACTATCCTGATTGTCGTCAACGATCAGTATCTTCTTTGGCAAGCCACTTTTTAACTCTTCCATCTTCCCTTCCTTTACTCATCGGACTTTGCTGACCCTATTAACAGTATCCTTGAGTTCTTTCAAAAGGTCTTCTTTAGTAAGCACTCCCTTGTTTAATATCGCCTGGATCCTGTGGTTCAGGTCATCTATCTCTTTTTTAGTTAAATCCTTGCGGGTAAGGACGATAAGGGGAATATCCTTTACGCCTTCTTCTGTCTTGAGGTATTCAATCACATCAAAACCACTTACCTCTGGCATTGTCAGGTTCAAGACGATAAGGTCGGGTCTAAAATCCTGTATGGATTTAATGGCATCCTTATTATTATAAGCCGTTGTTACCTGATATTCTGCTTCTTTAAGCACATTACCGATCAATCTTACCGTCTCTGGGTCATTATCGACGACTAACACTCGTTTAATCTTGCCCAACTTTTCCAGGTTTCTTAATTTTTTTAATAGAGTCTGTTTTTCTACTGGTTTTACAATATATTCTGTAGCGCCAAGGCTGAAGCCCAATCTCTTGTCATCCACGATGGAAAGTATTATTACGGGGATATCCTGGGTTTCCGGGGTCTCTTTTAGCTCCTGCAGGACCTCCCATCCATCCTTTCTTGGCATCAGAATGTCTAAGGTAATGGCCAAGGGGTTGACCTCCTTTGCCTTCTCCACCGCCTTTTCACCAGAGATAAGGCCAACTACTCTGTATTCCTCTCCGAGGTATTTCCTAATAATACAAGTGCCCTCCGGATTATCATCTATAGCCAATACAGTCTTTTTAGCAACTTCTTCCCGTTTGAGTGCTTCAGCTTCCACCAGCCCATATTCTTCTTGTGCCTTGAGAACAAGGCCTTCTATGAGCTCACAGCCCTTGCAGAAATCTACCTTTTCCGGATAAGCGGCTATCTTCATGCCCGCACAATGAGTTCCGAGGACTAACCAGCATCTGCTTTCCTTAATTCCGTATGCAGGACACATGGGCTGCCCACAACGGACATATTCCCAGCATCTAATTGGCTTGCCGGCATATTGTGGCTCCTTTAAGAAGGTCTCAACGGGTTTTTGAAAATAATCAGCCAGGGCTTCGGCCACCCTTGGTTCCATTACAGGCTCTCCGTGCTTTTCGAGTATTTCTTTGTGTAAAGGAATGGTAAAAGAGAATTTACTACCCTCTCCACAATTGCTTGTTGCCCATATCATACCTTTGTGCAATGCCACTAATCCCCTGGCAATACTGAGGCCGAGGCCGGTGCCTTCATACTGACGAACAGTAGTAAGGTCTACCTGGACGAACTTGTCAAAGATCGTGCCGAGATCCTCTTCCTTTATCCCTGTTCCTGTGTCTTCCACGCAGACTTCTGCAAATATAGGTGACTCTCCAGGTTTAATACCCCGTTCAGAGGGTCTGGCCGTTATGGTGACCCCTCCCTTATCGGTGAACTTGATGGCATTGGATAAGAGGTTTATGAGAATCTGTTTAATCATATCCTCATCCCCATAGACTAAACGTAGACCCTCATAAAGATGATCAGTAAGGGTGAGGCCCTTTTCTTTTATGAGAGGTTCAAAGGTAGGAATGACAGACTCGATGAGCCATTTCAGGTCGAGCTCCTTTGCTTCTAGTTTTATTTTCCCTGACTCTATCTTGGATATATCGAGGATGTCATTTATCAGTTGCAGGAGATATTTCGAATTAGAAGCGATCCTCTGGAGGCTCTTTTCCTGTTCTTCATTAATAGGGCCATCAACCCCGTCTACTAACAGGTCTGCATAACCGATGATAGCGTTCATGGGCGTGCGGAGTTCATGAGACATATTGGCCAGGAAAGTCGATTTTAGTTTATCCAGCTCCCTGAGCTGCCTGTTAGCCCTTTCCAAAAGTGTCATAAGCCGGGTCCTTTCATCTAATAAGGCAGTCTTTCTCTTGATCTCTTCCTCTAATTTTCTACTGGCGGAGGAGACGCTTTCGACCATATAGTTGAAGGTCTGGCTGAGGACTCCAATTTCATCCTCTGTCTTTATATCTATGGGAACGGACATATCTCCCTCTGCAAACCTGTGTGCCTTCTCAGCCAAATTCTCCACGGGACGTCTTATAAATTTGTTCACTACGAGATAAATTATGATGATTGTGATAGGTATGCCAAAGAAAATTAATATCAAAGTTCGGTTTCGCTGGGCGCCAACAGTCTCATAAACCCTTTCAGCGCTTATCCTTATTGCCATACTACCGATGACCTTTCTGGAAGAGCCGTGGCAGTGATGGCACTCCTTTGCATTTAAAATAGGATAGAAATGAACCAAATACCTTTCCCCTGAGACCTCATCCTCAAACGGACTCTCTGGTTCAATTCCGGTCTTCAAAATCTCGTCTAAGCTCTGGAGAGCGGCCTCGTTATGAATGGAAGCTGCTATCCTGGTTTCTACCTTATCCTTATGAGTGGAATAGATTATCTCCTGATCGAAATTACAGATAAATACCTCAATATCTTTAGCCGTTTCCCTGATATCTAATAATTCTCTTTTAATACCCTCAGCGTTTCCTACCGCCATGGGATACTTTATCCCTGCATAGGTCGAGGAGGCCATGTCCCGAGCTACCATGTTCATCAGCTCTAGCCTGTCTCTGGTCCCGAAGTAGATTCGTACAATGATTTCGATTCCCATAATCAGAACTATAGTGATTAGTATTGCAACCAGTAGCTTGTTAGCCAGACGCTTTTTCAGAAAACCAGTCATCCCTATCTCCTAATTTCTGTTACCTTCAGCCCCTAACCCGGACAATGCGAAAAATACGAAATCCGAATATTGAAATTCGAAACAATGACCAAATCTCTAAGGTTCAAATGACCGAAACGTAAGAAATCATATTCCAGGGAAAACTGCAGTGTTTTGAACATTTCGAAATTCGAGTTTTGAATTTGTTTGCGGCTGACGCCTTGAGAACATCACGGATTTCGAAATTCGATATTCGGATTTATTCTGTAATACAAAAGGCTTGCCGTATATAGCAAAAAATGTTCTGCCAGAAAAAACACGAATTCTATGACCAACGTACTAATGCGCGCCCCCGTGAATCAAGGGTTTGTATCTGAAGGCCCTCACCCTTTCCGAGGTGTGACAGACCTCACAGTCTTCTGCGGTCAAACGCCTCTTTATAAAGGAGGGATCCTTTTCCTTTACATGAAACTCCCCAGGACCATGACATACCTCACAGCCAGCATTTTTCAAATGGGGCGTCTTTTCCAGACTTACGAAACCACCCGGTTTGCCATAGCCGGTCGTATGGCAGTAATAGCAACCTTGAATCTCCTCTTCCGTCAGCTCTTTCTTAACCCTCTCAATGCTCTTAAAAGATGTGCTCTTTTTTGCATGGGTCACAAAGCTTTTATATTCCTTCTCATGACAGGTCTTACATGCCAATGAGCCGATATATTTGGGTATCCCTTTGGTTTCGGCAAGGCTGAAAGACAGGTTTATAGAAACAAGAAAGATGGTGATAAAGGCAGATAATATATACTTGGTTGAAGATTTTGAAAAATCGACCATCGGTATAACCTCCGATTGAGATTCCATTCAGATTTATCATATTTTTTCTTGTTTGCGTGAAAAATTTCAATAATTTTCGACAAAAATGCCCCATCAATACAATTTGTGCTGAAGCAGTCGGTTTGAAGCGGTAAGATCATGGGAGCTGAAAGCTCAAAGCTGAAAGTGCAGGGAAGTTTCTTGAGCTACATCACTAATCCAGAGTTTTCTTTATAACGAACCCGGAACTCTTCCTCAGAGAAACTGTGATCCTGGGTACCATAGCATTCCACGGCGTAACTGGCGCAGGTTGCACCCATGTGGGCAGCGTCCGGAAGGCTTTTTCCCATAACAAGCCCCTTGATCAGGCCTGCCCGATAGGCATCTCCCGCCCCCGTGGGATCCAGTACTCTAGAAACGGGGGCAGCAGGGATTTTGACTTCCTCATCGGGTGTGCAAAGAAGAGAACCGTCTTCACCAAGGGTCGTAATGACGGCCCCAGTGCGTTGAAGAAGTTGGGTTTTTTCCAGCCCCGTGGCCCGCATAGTCATCTCCAACTCGTAGTCGTTGGAGATCAAGAGGCTGGAGCCCGTGAGCATGTCTGCCAATTGATCTCCTGACAAGGCCGTGATGGACTGGCCGGGATCGAAGATATAGGCGATTTTTTTTTCTTTGCATGTGGCGGTGTATGTGATCATGTCTTCAATGTTTCCGGCGGCCACAATGGCCAGCGCCTTCTGAGGGTTTACACCGTCAAATCTGAACAGGGAAGGGTATTTCATCGCCCCTGGGTTAAACCCGGTGATTTGATTGTCGGCCTGATCCGTGGTGATATAGGCCCCGGCAGTGAATTCCTCTGTAATCCTCCGGATTGGTTGCAAGGAAATCTCATGCTTTAGCAGCCAGGCTTCATATCTGTCAAAGTCCTTGCCGGCTGTGGCCAAAATCAGGGGCCGCTCTCCCAGCAACGCCAGGCTGTATGCGATGTTGCCGGCTGTGCCGCCGAATTTTTCCTTCAGGTCGTTAACAGTAAAACAGACATTGAGGACATGGATTTTATCGGGCAAGATGTGATCCGCAAACCTTCCCGGAAAGTCCATAATGCGGTCATAGGCCAACGATCCGGAGACAAATATCTGCATATGAAGACTCCTTTTGCGGTTTTCTGACCTACTCGAGAGGAAGAGATACAGTGATTCTCAACAGATTGTCGTCTTCTTTGTTCACATTGATAATTCCCCCGTGCTTGTGGATAAGCACCGTGCAAATGGGCAGATCCATGATGTTTTCACCCGAAACGCCTTTTGGGAAGGGATAGTCTACCACAAAGGGATAGAAAAACTGCTCGATGTCATCATCTGAAATATAACCAACCCTGTAAGCCAGGTTCACTGTCGCATATCCGCCGTTTTTTCCTGTAGCTACTTGAACTTCACCCTTTCCCTGCATTCGATAGAAGGCGTTTTCCAGAAGATTGATCAGGACTTTTTCAAACAGATCACAGTCGAGCTTTATCATGGGAAGGCTGTCATCCATGTCCAAATTCACGGAGAAATCTTCTTTTGGAAATTCAGCCTTTATCCTTTCAACAGCATTGCTCACAACTTGATTGATGCGACAGGCCCGCAATTGAATCGATTTGGGTTCAATGTAGGCTGTGATCATCTTCAATATTTTTTCAAGTCTCTTGACTTCTTCTACGATCAACTCGCCCTTTTTCCTTCTTGGATCTGATGGTTCGTAGGATTTGAGCAAACGTCTGGTCAGTCCGCCTATAGAAGTCAGGGGGTTCCGGATCTCATGGGCCAGACGGGCCGAAACCGCGCTCAGGGTTTCGAGTTCTTCGGTCTGCACGATCTTTTCCTGGAGTTCTTTACGTGCCGTAACATCCATGATGATGCCGTCCATCCTTATCAGCTCATTCTCATCGTCGAATACGGGAACAGCATAGTCAACGACGTAGACAATATGGCCGTCTTTGTGAACCATTCTGTATTCAACTCGGAACTCCTTGCCCTCCCTCAAACATTCATCAAAATGGGCAACGACGCGGGCCCTGTCGTGTGGGTGGATGTAATCGGCCCATATTTCGTGATGACCGCCCAAGTCCTGTGGCCCCACGCCGATGGTCTCTTCAACAAACCTGTTTAAGAACATGGTTGTTCCATCGGCCAAGACGAAATAAACAATAAGGGGCACGTTTTCAACCAGGGTTCTGTATGTCTGTTCGGATTCCTTGAGGGTACGGGTCCGCTCTTCCACCATCAACTCAAGATTTTCGGCATAATCCTTGATTGTTCGCCGTGATTCTTCTAACGAGGTTAACATATCATTGATGGCGCGAGCCATGATTCCCAGTTCATCAGCGCTCTTGACTGCGATTTTGGCATCACGCTGCCCGGCCGCGATTTCCTCTGCGGCGTCCACAACCTTTTCAATGCGCTTTGTAAAAAACAGTGATATGAGCCAGACAAAGGATATGGAGAAGACAAGACCTATAAGGCCGATGATTACGGCAATCGTGCCATATCGCTTAAGAAGGGCCAGTGTGGGAGTTCGATCCACGGTAATCTCCACCACCGCAACGATCTTGGATGAGAAGTCACGAACCGGCCCTGCGATAATGGCAACATTCCTGCCGTTCCATTTGCCAGTGTGGAATACCACATCTCCAGTATTGAAAACGTGACTGAAGAGTTCAAATGGAAGAAGGCCCCTGGTCATGGTTGAGGCAAGAGCCTTTGGTTTGTTTGAAACAGGTTGCTCTTGCACATAGATGGTCAAATCTGAGCCGAAGTGTTTCTTGAATTCTTGAAGCAGCGGCTCCTCACAAGAAAGCCCGAACTCCACGGTCCCGATCTGATTGCCTTCATAAAAAACCGGGACCACACTTCGTATGCCGAAACCGAAAACCCCCCACTCCAGGCCTCCGACACCAGTGCCGGTTTCTCTCGCCTTATTGATCGTTTGTCTGTAAGCCTCCATCTCTTCTCCGTATCGATCCAGAGCATGGAGGCGGAGGAAAGAGGTGGCGGGCGGCACATGAAAGTGAAATATCTTAATGGCAAAGTCCTCGTGCAATATCTTGAAAGCAGGATGCAGAAGCTCTATCAATCGATTCCGGTCCCTTTTGGCAAAGGCTTCGGCTACATCGGGATTCGTGGATACCAGGTAGGCAAGACTCATGGCCATATTCGTCCTAAAGTCAATTTCGTTCAGAAAATACTGGTAGTTATTTCTCAGGCGTTTTTCTTCGTTTAGGTGAATAAGGTCAGCCTGAAAACGATAGGAAACCACAAAAAGAGCCGTAGCTCCCGTAAAGGCGAGGAAAAGGAATGGAATGACAAGCTTCCACTTAAGGCTAATATTGTGCAGGCGGCTTAGGTTCAATAGCGGCTCCCGGGTGCATTTCCAGTCCCTTTATGCTGATAGAAATTGTAAAACAGGGCAGCCATATTGTCGAGCAGTTTCTCCTTGCTGCATCCTGCTCGATTCATGCCATTTTGTAGTGCCAATGCTAATGGGATCTGCGAAAATGTGCACTAACGAAGCATTATCGCCCAACTATCAAAGAGTCGATTGTATCGTATGATGTACGTGGACTCATCGTCAGCCCGGACCTTGAAATAATCCAAGACCTCTGATCTTTCGTCCAGGTTCGCATCATACCAACGGTCAACGATCTTCATGATTTTATAGGTCTGGCCCGCCCATTCAAAAGACCGGGGAGATTCGTTGGTTTTGTATCCCTCGTAGCAGCTAACCAGAATCCGTTCAAAGGTCTTTGCGCTCCCAGACAGATATCCCACCAGTCCTGAAACTGCATCCTGGATATCGAGAAAGCAGAAGCGATATGCCTCGTATTGGAGCCCGTATGGATCGGCAATACCCCGCCGTCTGGAACCATGTCGACCAAAATGCCTGAGCAACAAGACCCTGCCGGCTGCATCAGGAAAGGATGCCAAAAGATCTTTTTCGTGGGATCGTTCCATAACCAGGACAAGGTCAGACGAAGTCAGAATCTTTTCGGATACGGATTTGGCCGAATGGCGAGAAAGATCAACGTCATACTCAGCAGCAACCCGTTGAGCCAAAGAGGTGGCAGAATTGCCCGGAAGGGCAGACAAACCTGCAGAACCGACCGCAATGCCTTCAAGGCCTTTTTCGCCCAGGAGCTTTTTGGACAGGCCTTCAGCAAAGGGACTTCGACAGATGTTTCCCGTGCACACAAACAAGATGTTTTCTATTTGGGTGACCATGCTGGCGGGCGCTTTGTCGTCTTGAAGTACTGGTCAATGGCTTCGCGCAACGATGTTATGGTCAGCTTGGCGCAATGCTGTTCCTCTGTTGGCAGGCCCCTTAACCAACGGATGATATCTTCGTGGCTCAAGTCATAGGCTTCACTCAATAATTTGCCTTCGGCAAGTTCAGCGCCTACAGAAGCGCAAGCAACGCTATTTGGACACCCATCGGCCACGTAGCGGGCCTGTGCAATGCGTCCATTTTCTATCTTGAGGTATATTTCAATGGTGTCTCCACACGGCCCTTTGACCTTGGCGGAGCCGTCCGCATCCGCAATGGCGCCCCGGTTTTTCGGCCTGAGCCATCGATCGATCACTTCCATGGCAATGGCCTCATGGGCATCGTGTCCCTTGCGACCGCGAAAAAAGCCCTCCACGAACTTCACAAGTTCCGGCGCATGTTTTGCAGGGGTCTTCAGTTTCTTGGCATCTTCGACAACCTCGAGCACGGTTTTGCCTTCATTTAAGGCCGAAATAGTCAGCAGCAAGGCAACCGGCCTTATGCCCCTTTGTCCGTGGATGTACACGGGGTATTTGCCTTCATCGAAAACAGTCTCATAGAACATGCTTAGTTTCTCTTCTGACAATCCGTCCCGTGTCACAGGAAGATGAATATATCTGAGCCCTGCATTCCGGGTCAGTACTGGTTCGTTGGATCCGCTGCTTTCTTCATCGGTTCTCAAATCAACCACTGTCTTGACTCCGCTTCGGGCCAGATCTGTTATCCCGGCCTCATCGGGTATTTGACCAAAAGAAATATTTTCGTTAAATTCAATGATGAACATCTGTCTCCTCCCACCTAACCCGGATAGACCGGAATTGAAGAATTGCGAATTAGGGAATTTAGGAATTAAATGGTACCGCGTATTCCTAATTCCTCAATCCCTCAATTGTTCGTTAGTATCGAAAAACGGTGTATCCCAAATATTCTCTGCCAGAAAAAACGGAATTTTCTGACTAACGGACCAACCAGTACCCTACATTTGTCGATATGTTGTAGTCCATTTACATGAATTGCAAGTGTTTCGCAACCAATTCTTGAACAAGAGCAATAAGAGCAACTGTTCTGGGTTGTAATTGCTGTCTTGACCTTCCGTCAGGTACTCTGATATGTTTCAAGAGGACTCAGAGGTTCTTGCGCAGACGTGTCGCTTCAGATTCTGCTTGAAAGGGTTCCAGGGACAAAATGAGAAAATGCATAGAGTGCGGCAAGACATTTGGCACATCTAAGAGATGTCAATTGTGCGGAAAGGAGGTTAACGCCGAAACCGGCAACGATTTGAATTTCTGTATCTTGTGTCACAGGTGTCTAGCAGCTATTGAAGAAGGCCTTGATTTGAAGGAATACAAAAGGCACAAGAAGCAAAGAATGAAGAGGTGTGCAGATTGTATCTCCCCACGCCTTCCAGCTAGTTGACAAACAGTCTTTAATGCATAGATTAATGGGGCTGTTGAATAAACCCTAAGTCAGGGAGGACGAGATGTTTCAAGTTACCGAAAACGCAAGTGCAATCATAAAGGATTTTTTTAGGGACAAGGAAGAGGCCCCCTCCATCAGAATCATGTTGAATCATGGCGGGTGAGGCGGCCCTTCTTTGGGCATGGCTCTGGACGGGCCTCAAGAAGATGATGAAACTTTCAATGATAACGGTATTACCTACGTTATAAATATTCAGTTGTTTCAGCAGGTAAAACCTGTCAACGTGGACTACATTGACACGCCCATGGGAGCCGGGTTTAAGATCTCTGCGAATCTACCTTCAGGATGTTCGTGCGGGACATCGTGCAGTTACGGAAGTTCGTGCGGTAGTGGATAATAATTGGAGCGGTTAAATTGCGGGATCGAGTCTACACTCATGACAACCACCTTCTATCTGTCAGGAGTGTGGACCCCGCGGAAGACCTCTATTTTGCCCCTGCCTCTTTGGCAAACTGGGTGTCGACAAATTTCTCCAGATCGATCTTGCTCTTCATGATGTTCATCTCGTCAAACATGTAATCCTGAATCTTCGCAAGATCCTCTATAACCGGGAATAGTTCTCCGGTGGTGATACGATCCTTTGGCTCGGTGAGAACACGCTCCACAACCGCTTTGTCCTGACCAAGAAAGCTTGCGCCGATCACGGCGGCGGCTGAGGGTTTGGCGTCAATGGCTATTCCGGACTTCACCAGACTATTGGTCAACTCCTGGACGGCATCGGGATGCTTGCCTACGATTTCATCCCTGACAACAAATACACAGCAAGGGTGGTTCGGCCAGAGGTCCTTGGAAAGGTAGAATTCCTCTCCGTACCCAGCGGCTATGGCCTGAGACCCAATCGGTTCGGCAACAATGAAACCCGCGATTTCTCCGTCTTCATCATTTTTAAGGGCATCCGGCATCATCATCGGCGCCATCACCTCCAGAAAGACATCAACTCCGGGTTCGCCGCTTCTTCCCGGCTTCAGGCCTTTTTCGGTAAGGAGTCTGTGGAAAAGCATATTATGGACCGACAACTGATAGGGGATGAGAACAAATTTTCCCGCAAAGTCTTCAATCTTTTCGATGTTGGCCGTCTTGCTCTTGACGAGAACGCTGCCGGCCTTGTGTGTGAAGAGGATCAACTTGATCTCCACGCCGGCCTTAACCAGATCCATGGCTGTCGGGGCCAGAATAAAAGCTCCTTCAAGGCTCGCGTCTGCCAGGGCGTCTGCCACTTCCATCCACCCAGTCTTGATAACAGTCTCCAAGGAACAGTAATTGAGCGCTTCCTTTCCCTTTTTTATTTTCAGATCGGTCACACCCAGAATGAGATGATCTGTTATCTTGAGATGTCCAACTTTGATGGCTGGTTTATCTGCCATATCTTACCTCCCTGGCTTTAGCCTGCAATATTCGAATTCCTTTCCATGTAACTCCCAACCCGGAGAAGCCGGAACTAAAAAACACTACGACGAAAGCACGAGGAAAGGATTTCCAGAAAAATTTCGTGTCTTCGTACTTTAGGGTTTTGCGTTTAGGAGTATTGGAGTACTCCATCACTTCTTAACCCATTGACCTTGATCAAGACACAGAAAAACATAATATGAATTTGCAGGTCTCGTGCCAAGCGTATCCTCAGGCAATATATCATGTGATTACAGCAAGTTGCCCTATGCTAAAAAAATATGCGATGGTTTTGGAGCTTGCGACTTTGACGCATTGTCACAAATTTGACGGCTTCGCAAAAAGTCCATCTCCCTCCCGCCGTGGCGGGATTCATCTCCGCCCCGTTAAATTCTCGCTATTTGAGACGGCGGAGCCGATCTAACAGGGTGAATCATTGCGGTCCGCCTATATTTGTGCCAAATGGCAATAACTGAGGCGGATTACTGTGCCGAAATCACACTTTCACGGAATTACCAGGACTTTTTGAGAACTTACTTTGCTTAGAGGAATGGTAACTCCTCAGAAAATGGAAATGAGAGAATTTTCATTGTAAAACATTACGTTAAGGCTTACTTTGACGTTATATTGACAGGCACGCATCCGGTGCTGTTGACAGGTTCTCTATTTGGTAGTAAATTAATTAGGCGTTTTCTCACGTCCGGCTTCCCGCCGGGCGAAGCGCTGCTGAACGGCATCCCTCAGGGCCGCGGTGGGATTTTACAAGACACAGTTCATTTACTTCCGGAGAGACAGTGAAAAGACAAAAGAGAATCCTAGTCATTGACGGCGCCCCGGCGAGCCGCGAATCGCTGAAGGATGCTCTGGAGAAAGAGGGTTATGAGGTCGAGACGTCGTCTGACGGTGTGGACACATTGCACAAGGGCCAGGGAGATCTATTGCCTGACCTGATCATTACAGAAATGGTAATGCCTCAGCCTCGGCTGGATGCATTGCAGCTAATTCGAACCCTAAAGGCCTATGACGACACAAAACACATTAGGATAATCATCTGTTCGAGTAAAACATCGCAAGAGGATATCGAAAAAGGCTTGGCTGCAGGCGCTGATCAATACGTTACAAAGCCCTTCCAACTACCTGACATTGTGGCGAGACTAAAGGCGCTTCTTGGAGACGATGCAACAGACAAGGCGTATGAAGCTGACATCGGCCAAAAAGAACCGGGGAGCGCGAAAAAATCGTGGATAGATTTCCGGAGGAGGATGGCGGAAGTTAGTGAGGACAAGAGACGATATCCACGGCTTGAATTCCACTGTCCGGTTAGAGTAGAGGGTGTCAAGGGAGTCAGCCGGGTTACAGACATCAGCATGGGAGGCGTATTTGTCGAACACAAACAACCCTCTTCTTTTACGATAGGACAGACCATTCATCTGGTGATGAAAGTTCCAACCGAGTATGAACCTGTAAAGGTAAGAGCTAAGGTTGTAAATGTTAGGGACAGGGGGATAGGGTTTAAGTTTGTCGATTTGACCAGGAGAAATCAAGAGGTCATTCGTTTTTGCTTCAATACTTTCAAAGACACGATACCTCTCATGTGATATTGCCTCTG contains:
- a CDS encoding PAS domain-containing protein, with product MNLSRLHNISLKWKLVIPFLFLAFTGATALFVVSYRFQADLIHLNEEKRLRNNYQYFLNEIDFRTNMAMSLAYLVSTNPDVAEAFAKRDRNRLIELLHPAFKILHEDFAIKIFHFHVPPATSFLRLHALDRYGEEMEAYRQTINKARETGTGVGGLEWGVFGFGIRSVVPVFYEGNQIGTVEFGLSCEEPLLQEFKKHFGSDLTIYVQEQPVSNKPKALASTMTRGLLPFELFSHVFNTGDVVFHTGKWNGRNVAIIAGPVRDFSSKIVAVVEITVDRTPTLALLKRYGTIAVIIGLIGLVFSISFVWLISLFFTKRIEKVVDAAEEIAAGQRDAKIAVKSADELGIMARAINDMLTSLEESRRTIKDYAENLELMVEERTRTLKESEQTYRTLVENVPLIVYFVLADGTTMFLNRFVEETIGVGPQDLGGHHEIWADYIHPHDRARVVAHFDECLREGKEFRVEYRMVHKDGHIVYVVDYAVPVFDDENELIRMDGIIMDVTARKELQEKIVQTEELETLSAVSARLAHEIRNPLTSIGGLTRRLLKSYEPSDPRRKKGELIVEEVKRLEKILKMITAYIEPKSIQLRACRINQVVSNAVERIKAEFPKEDFSVNLDMDDSLPMIKLDCDLFEKVLINLLENAFYRMQGKGEVQVATGKNGGYATVNLAYRVGYISDDDIEQFFYPFVVDYPFPKGVSGENIMDLPICTVLIHKHGGIINVNKEDDNLLRITVSLPLE
- a CDS encoding iron-sulfur cluster assembly scaffold protein, with translation MFIIEFNENISFGQIPDEAGITDLARSGVKTVVDLRTDEESSGSNEPVLTRNAGLRYIHLPVTRDGLSEEKLSMFYETVFDEGKYPVYIHGQRGIRPVALLLTISALNEGKTVLEVVEDAKKLKTPAKHAPELVKFVEGFFRGRKGHDAHEAIAMEVIDRWLRPKNRGAIADADGSAKVKGPCGDTIEIYLKIENGRIAQARYVADGCPNSVACASVGAELAEGKLLSEAYDLSHEDIIRWLRGLPTEEQHCAKLTITSLREAIDQYFKTTKRPPAWSPK
- a CDS encoding ABC transporter substrate-binding protein, with translation MADKPAIKVGHLKITDHLILGVTDLKIKKGKEALNYCSLETVIKTGWMEVADALADASLEGAFILAPTAMDLVKAGVEIKLILFTHKAGSVLVKSKTANIEKIEDFAGKFVLIPYQLSVHNMLFHRLLTEKGLKPGRSGEPGVDVFLEVMAPMMMPDALKNDEDGEIAGFIVAEPIGSQAIAAGYGEEFYLSKDLWPNHPCCVFVVRDEIVGKHPDAVQELTNSLVKSGIAIDAKPSAAAVIGASFLGQDKAVVERVLTEPKDRITTGELFPVIEDLAKIQDYMFDEMNIMKSKIDLEKFVDTQFAKEAGAK
- a CDS encoding response regulator, which encodes MKRQKRILVIDGAPASRESLKDALEKEGYEVETSSDGVDTLHKGQGDLLPDLIITEMVMPQPRLDALQLIRTLKAYDDTKHIRIIICSSKTSQEDIEKGLAAGADQYVTKPFQLPDIVARLKALLGDDATDKAYEADIGQKEPGSAKKSWIDFRRRMAEVSEDKRRYPRLEFHCPVRVEGVKGVSRVTDISMGGVFVEHKQPSSFTIGQTIHLVMKVPTEYEPVKVRAKVVNVRDRGIGFKFVDLTRRNQEVIRFCFNTFKDTIPLM